A stretch of Telopea speciosissima isolate NSW1024214 ecotype Mountain lineage chromosome 11, Tspe_v1, whole genome shotgun sequence DNA encodes these proteins:
- the LOC122646898 gene encoding 40S ribosomal protein S12-like: protein MSGEEVAAAVEKPAPAIGEPMDIMTALQLVLKKSLAHGGLARGLHEGAKVIEKHAAQLCVVAEDCNQPDYVKLVRALCADHNVSLISVPSAKTLGEWAGLCKIDSEGKARKVVGCSCVVVKDYGEESEGLNIVQEYVKSH, encoded by the exons ATGTCGGG TGAAGAGGTTGCAGCAGCAGTTGAAAAGCCTGCTCCCGCTATTGGTGAGCCCATGGATATAATGACAGCCTTGCAACTTGTGTTGAAGAAATCACTGGCACATGGGGGGCTTGCTCGAGGGCTCCATGAAGGTGCTAAAGTTATTGAGAAGCATGCCGCACAACTATGTGTCGTGGCAGAAGACTGCAACCAGCCAGATTATGTCAAATTGGTCAGAGCACTTTGTGCAGACCACAATGTGAGCTTAATATCTGTTCCAAGTGCCAAGACTCTCGGTGAATGGGCTGGG TTGTGTAAGATCGACTCAGAGGGCAAGGCCAGAAAGGTGGTTGGTTGCTCCTGTGTCGTTGTGAAG GACTATGGGGAAGAATCTGAGGGTCTTAATATCGTCCAGGAGTATGTGAAGTCACATTAA
- the LOC122646542 gene encoding LOW QUALITY PROTEIN: chaperone protein ClpB4, mitochondrial-like (The sequence of the model RefSeq protein was modified relative to this genomic sequence to represent the inferred CDS: inserted 1 base in 1 codon; substituted 1 base at 1 genomic stop codon), with protein sequence MDLKFSFHWKTFFFCRLAQRIVRGDVPEPLLNRKLISLDMGSLLAGAKFRGDFEERLKAVLKEVTASNRQIILFIDEIHTVVGAGATGGALDAGNLLKPMLGRGELRCIGATTLNEYRKYIEKDPALERRFQQVFCGQPSVEDTISILRGLRERYELHHGVKVSDSALVSAAVLADRYITDRFLPDKAIDLVDEAAAKLKMEITSKPTELDEIDRSVLKLEMEILSQKKETDKTSKERLSKLEHDLDSLKQKQKELTEQWEREXAFMTRIRSIKEEIDRVNQAMEAAEREYDLNRAAKLKYGTLMSLQRQLEEAEKELSDFRKSGKSLLQEEVTDLDIAEIVSKWTGIPLSNLQQSEREKLVKLEEVLHKRVVGQDIAVKAVADAIRRLRAGLSDPNQPIASFMFLGPTGVGKTELAKALAGYLFNMENALVRIDMSEYMEKHAVSRLIGAPPGYVGYEEGGQLTEVVRRRPYSVILFDEIEKAHXDVFNILLQLLDDGRITDSQGRTVSFTNCVIIMTSNIGSHYILETLRNTQDTKDAVYDMMKRQVLELAIQTFRPEFMNRIDEFIVFQPLDSKEICRIVELQLNRLKGRLKQKKIDLYYTKEAVELLGTSGFDPNFGARPVKRVIQQMVENEIALGILRGEFKDEDSVIVDVEESPTAKDLFEQKRLVIKKLENDSFVDTIEAND encoded by the exons ATGGATTTAAAATTCTCTTTTCATTggaaaacatttttcttttgcaGATTAGCTCAAAGAATTGTGCGAGGAGATGTTCCTGAACCTCTATTGAATCGGAAG TTGATCTCTTTGGATATGGGTTCATTGCTTGCTGGTGCTAAATTTCGTGGAGATTTTGAGGAAAGGCTGAAAGCTGTCTTGAAGGAAGTCACTGCTTCAAATAGGCagattattttgtttattgatGAGATCCACACTGTTGTTGGCGCAG GGGCTACTGGTGGTGCACTCGATGCTGGTAATTTGTTGAAACCAATGCTTGGACGAGGTGAGCTCCGTTGTATTGGAGCAACCACACTAAATGAATATAGGAAATACATCGAGAAGGATCCTGCTCTTGAGCGTAGATTCCAGCAGGTGTTCTGTGGTCAGCCATCTGTTGAAGACACAATCTCCATTCTTCGTGGGTTGCGTGAACGCTATGAGCTCCATCATGGTGTTAAAGTATCTGACAGTGCCCTTGTTTCAGCTGCGGTTCTTGCAGACCGATACATTACAGACCGCTTTTTGCCAGATAAAG CAATTGATCTTGTTGATGAAGCAGCAGCAAAGCTGAAAATGGAGATTACATCTAAGCCCACTGAGTTGGATGAGATTgatagatctgtgctgaagttAGAGATGGAGATATTGTCACAGAAAAAAGAGACTGACAAAACATCTAAAGAACGGTTAAGCAAGTTGGAACATGATCTAGATTCactaaaacagaaacagaaagaaCTCACTGAACAGTGGGAACGTGAGTAGGCTTTCATGACACGAATTCGATCAATTAAGGAAGAG ATTGATAGAGTCAACCAAGCGATGGAGGCTGCTGAACGTGAGTATGATTTGAATCGTGCTGCTAAGCTCAAGTATGGAACACTGATGTCTCTTCAACGGCAGCTAGAAGAGGCTGAGAAGGAACTCTCTGATTTTCGAAAGTCCGGTAAATCATTGCTCCAAGAAGAGGTCACTGACCTTGACATTGCTGAAATTGTGAGCAAGTGGACTGGTATACCACTATCAAACCTGCAACAGTCCGAAAGAGAGAAGTTAGTTAAGCTAGAGGAAGTTCTCCACAAGAGGGTTGTTGGACAGGATATTGCTGTCAAAGCAGTGGCTGATGCAATCCGCCGTTTGAGGGCAGGGCTATCAGACCCAAACCAGCCGATAGCAAGCTTCATGTTTTTGGGCCCTACTGGTGTTGGCAAGACAGAGCTTGCCAAAGCTCTAGCAGGTTATTTATTCAACATGGAGAATGCACTTGTAAGGATCGACATGAGTGAGTACATGGAAAAACATGCAGTTTCACGCTTGATAGGTGCTCCCCCTGGTTATGTTGGCTATGAAGAAGGTGGGCAGCTGACTGAAGTGGTTCGCCGAAGACCATATTCTGTAATCTTGTTTGATGAGATTGAGAAAGCAC ATGATGTGTTCAACATTCTGTTACAGCTATTGGATGATGGAAGGATTACTGATTCACAAGGACGGACTGTTAGTTTTACAAATTGTGTTATTATAATGACTTCGAATATTGGGTCTCATTACATCCTTGAAACTCTTCGCAATACACAGGATACCAAGGATGCAGTGTATGATATGATGAAAAGACAGGTTCTGGAGTTAGCAATTCAAACTTTTCGCCCAGAGTTCATGAATCGTATTGATGAGTTTATTGTTTTCCAGCCTCTGGACTCTAAGGAAATTTGTAGGATTGTGGAGCTACAG CTGAACCGTTTGAAAGGCAGGCTTAAACAGAAGAAGATTGACCTTTATTATACAAAGGAAGCTGTTG agctATTGGGGACTTCGGGCTTTGATCCAAACTTTGGTGCAAGGCCTGTCAAGAGAGTTATACAGCAAATGGTCGAAAATGAAATAGCTTTGGGTATCTTGAGAGGAGAGTTTAAGGATGAGGACTCAGTCATTGTTGATGTAGAGGAATCTCCTACAGCCAAGGACCTTTTTGAGCAGAAGAGATTGGTCATCAAGAAA CTAGAGAATGATTCTTTCGTGGATACCATAGAGGCCAATGATTGA